From Nitrospinota bacterium:
ATCCCCGAACGATGGGGCATCAAGATGGAAGATTACGCCGAAATATACTAGCGGCTTTTTATCTTCCAGTTAGTGATTTTCCACAAGTACGTTATTGGAACGTAAGGTTGCTTATGCCGGGGATTTTCTCTTCAAGATACTCCTTCAGCTTTTTTTTCAGTCTCGCTTCCGCCTGGCGCACGGCCTCCCGCGTCACGCCATGCTTTTCGCCAATTTCGGAAAGCGTCAGCGGCTCATCGGTCATAAGCCTGTCGTAAAGAATTGCCTTGTCTGAAGGTTTTAGATCCTTGGCGAACTCTGCAACGCGCACCTTCACCATGTCGGATATCTCTTTGGTCTCCAATGTTTCTTCGACAGACGGGTTTTTGTCGCCGATTACCTCTGCGTAAGTGCGTTCGGAGTCGTCCGAAAGTTTTGAATCGAACGACACATCCCTTGTCGAGAGGGTTTTCTGAACCGCTTTTACCTCCTCTTCGGATGTCTTGAAATGCGCCGCCAGCTGTTTCGTATCGGCTTCGAGTCCCGAATTTTTCAGCTCGTTTGTAACCTTCTCCAGGTTGTAGAGGAGTTTCCTGCGCATATTTGTCGTGCCTACGCGCACGAGACGCCAGTTATCCAGAAGGTATTTGAGCATGTACGCCTTTATCCAGTATGTGGCGTAGGTGGGGAGGCGCACCCCTTTGAAGGGGTCGAATTTCTGAACAGCGCGCATCAACCCTATGTTCCCTTCCTGTATGAGGTCGAGCACATTCTGGAATTTCGTGTGGAACTCGAAAGATATTCCGACAACAAGATGAAGGTATGATGTAACCAGTTTGAGAGCCGCCTCGCGGTCGTTGAACTTGCTAACGCGAACGGCAAGGCGGTGCTCTTCCTCCTCGGTAATGCGCGGGATCTTCCTCACCATCGCCAGGTAGCTTTGAAGCGGGTCGGTGGTGACAAGGGAGTGTTTCCTGTCGTCGCGCACGACTGCCGGGAGGGTCGTAGGTTCCGGTTCACTCTTTGCCGTTTCGGCGGCAGATTTCTTTTCTCTCTTTTTCTTGTTTTTCACTATGTTTTATTATTACTCTTAATGTGGAATTACTCAATTGACAGGGTCATTGCCTGAATAGGGGCAATTATAACGCAAGTACCAAGGAGGATAAATGAACAGCGACAGGATAAAAAAGGGTGTAACCAGGGCGCCGCACAGGGCGCTTCTGTACGGAACAGGCGTCACGCAGAGAGCGATGGGGCGGCCGTTCATTGCACTCGTAAGCAGCTTTACCGATTTTATTCCTGGTCACGCCGGGATGCGCGACCTTGAGCGCTATATCGAAAAAGGGGTTCATTCAGGCGGCGGTCAGATGTTCTACACCTCCGTTCCCGGCATCTGCGACGGTATCGCCATGGGTCACAAGGGGATGCACTACTCCCTCGCAACCCGCGACCTCATCGCCGACATAATAGAGTGCGTAATAACGGCTCACGCGTTTGACGGAGTAATTTTCCTCACCAACTGCGACAAGATAACGCCGGGGATGCTGATGGCGGCGGGTCGGCTCAATCTCCCATCGGTCGTTGTGACCGCCGGACCGATGCAGAGCGGAATGTTCAAGGAGAAACGGCGCTCCCTTGTGCGCGACACATTCGAGGCCGTAGGGCAGAGGCAGAAGAACGAGATCGACGACAAGCATCTCGAAGGTTTGGAGTTGTGCACATGCGACGGACCCGGATCGTGCCAGGGGCTTTACACGGCGAATACGATGGCGTGCCTCACCGAAGCGATGGGGATGTCGATAACCGGCTGCGCGACAGGGATGGCGACAAGCGCCAAGAAGAGACGCATCGCGATGGATAGCGGCGAAGAGGTTGTCGAGCTGGTGCGCAAAGGTGTGCGGGCAAGGGACATAATGACCAATAAGGCTTTCGAGAACGCGGTGATGCTCGATCTCGCTCTCGGCGGCTCCACAAACACGGTGCTTCATCTTCCGGCGATAGCGCGCGACGCTGGCGTTCCGTTCGAGATAGAGCTTTTCGACAAGCTGAGCAAGACTACCCCGCAGATCACGTCGATACGCCCTGGCGGAGAATATTTCATGGAGGACCTCGAATACGCTGGCGGAATCCCTGCCGTGATGAAATCACTGAAGAGCGTTTTGAACGACGTACCTACGGTAACAGGCAAATCGATAGGGACCATTGCCGACGAAGCGATAATCGAAAACAGCGATGTCATCCGCTCGATGGATGAGGCGTACAAGAAGGAGGGGGGGATAGCGATATTGAAAGGGAACATCGCTCCTGACGGAGCGGTGGTAAAGCAGTCCGCAGTATCGGAGAAGATGATGAAGTTCACCGGGAAGGCGAAGATCTACGACTCCGAGGAAGCGGTCATGGAGGCGATCATGAAGGGAGCCGTCAAGCCGGGCGATGTGCTGGTAGTCCGTTACGAAGGGCCGAAAGGGGGCCCCGGTATGAGGGAGATGCTTTCCCCTACATCGGCGATCAGCGGCATGGGTCTTGGCGATTCGGTAGCGCTGATAACCGACGGGCGGTTCTCCGGCGGAACGCGAGGGCCGTGCATCGGCCATATCTCACCTGAAGCGATGGAAGGGGGGCCGATCGCCCTAGTAAATGAAGGGGACAGCATTACTATTGATATTCCCGGGCGCTCGATCAGAGTGGATATCACCGATGCCGAGATGGAGAAGAGGCGCAAAGGGTGGAAAAAGCCCGAACCGAAGATAAAGGAGGGGTATATGACCCGTTATGCGAAGATGGTCTCTTCTGCGGCGCAGGGAGCGGTGCTCGACTGACGCAGGTGGTTCAAGGAGAAAGAGCTGGAAGTTTTCATTGCGAATGTAGCGCGCCGATCTCTCCTCATGGGTGGCGCTATTCGCAAGAGAATTACAGGATAGTCTCTTTAGATTTGCATCTGAGGCGGTTGTTATCTAGAATTGTCGTTTCTCGTGTGGGTTGTTAGCTCAGTTGGTAGAGCAGCTGACTCTTAATCAGCGGGTCGCAGGTTCAATCCCTGCACAACCCACCACTATTCCAGTCAACGATCCCTTTGGGATATTTCGTGGAAATATGATTCGAGTATTCAGGGATTGAATCCGAGCTACCGTATGCGACCGATAAGGGAGCATATGTAAACAGGATGTTTACATAGGTAGCGAGTGGGGGTCGAGCGAAGTGGCAACAGGACGTTGCCACGAGAGTGACCAATCCCTGCACAACCCACCACTTTTCAGTGCAACGATCCCTTTGGGATATTTCGTGGAAACATAATTCGAGTTTTCAGGGATTGAACAGCAAACGGCTCCCTGACCGAGGAGAAATGTCATGCCCGTGAAAACGGGCATCCAGTTTCTTCAATCATTTCTTGATCCCCGCCGGAGTTTACCCTTGTGAAAACGGGGGCGGGGATGACAATCTATTAAACGTGGATATTTTAACCAGGTATAAATAGCTGTTTACCGGGGTCGAGCGAAGTGGCAACAGTACGTTGACACAAGAGCGACCAATCCCTGCGCATCACGCCATTCGGCAAAATGGCAAAATGCCGATCGCTATACTGATTTATGGGAGCCGTCGCAGAACGGCGCGTTCTTTGTCTTGTAGCAACGGCAGATGTCGTAGCTCTTATTCCTGTCCAGCTGGATGAGATCCGGCTCTTTATCGGTGGCGAATGTGTGGTGGGAGCCGTCGCAGTATGGCCAGTTGTCCGATTGCCAGCATTGGCAGACGGCAATACTCTCTTTTCCGCTGATCCTCTGCGGGCCTTTCTTCTCTTCCATACAGTAAAATTATATCAAAAGTCATTTTGTCTTCCTTCATATGAAAAGAAGGTATATATTCTCTCGCATCGGGTATTTTTCAACCACGTTTGTTAAAGCAAGGGGCAGGAAATGAAGACCTTTATAGTTGATTCTTTTACCGACACGCCGTTCAAGGGTAACCCGGCAGGTGTTTGTATTGTTGAGTCTATCCTGACCGATAAAAAAATGCTTGAAATCGCGCAGGAGCTGAATCTTTCTGAAACCGCCTTTATTACCGCTCATGAGGGCGTCGACAGATTTTCCATCAGGTATTTTTCACCGAAAATGGAGATACCGCTCTGCGGTCACGCAACATTAGCTTCCGCCAAGGTTGTTTTTACAACATACAACCTTGCTGAGGTATGCTTCCAAAACATCCAGAGTCTAAATTTATTCGTAAAAGAGTCAGAAGGTCAAATTGTAATGGACTTTCCAGTTTACGAGACGGTACCTTCAAACGCGCCTGCCAAGTTGCTTGACGCATTAGGGATAAGTGATTTACAGAACGTGGCGTTCAATGTAGAAACCGGAATTTTATTGCTGGAAATTGCCGATTCAGCCACGCTATCCGGTTTGGAACCGGATTTTGCCGCTCTCTATCGATCTCATGATTCCATAAACGGAGTGCTGGTTACCGCGGCGTCTGGCAGTGATGGCTATGATTTTCATTCTCGATACTTCTGGCCTTGGAGCGGTACAAATGAGGATCCTGTTACAGGCGGGACACATACGTTTCTCGCAAAATACTGGTCGCAAAGACTTGGGAAAAATAAGATGAATACCTTTCAGTCGTCGGCGCGAACAGGTTTTATGGAAGTAGAGTTGACCGGCGACAGGGTGTTTATCAAAGGTCAGGCTGTCATCGTATTTGAAGGACAATTACGAGAGTAGCCTGACCTTGATAAATGTTCGTATATTTGGCTCTCTGATGCGGAGCCTCGCAACCTGGAACTATTTTTTTTTGTCTTTCTTTTTTTCCTGTTTCGGTTTCTTTTTCTCTTTTCTTGCGTTCTGGCCCTTCGCCATAAAAAAATCACCTCCTTGAATTATGGGACAATATTAGTATGTTTTGGAAGTTTTCAAACATAATTGTGCCGTCTTTCTAGAGCTTCATCAGGCTGTTTGTGAACCACCCTTTGCCCCTCCTTATAATGAAGGAGGGGGAAGAGGGATAGGAGGCCTGTTATCCAGTTTGTGCGTGATGCAATGGCCTTGATGCAGAGACGTGATGTAGGGCCGTGATGCAGAGACGTGATGCAGAGACGTGATGCAGAGACGTGATGTAGGGCCGTGATGCAGAGACGTGATGTAGGGCCGTGATGCAGAGACGTGATGTAGGGCCGTGATGCAGAGACGTGATGTAGGGCCGTGATGCGATGGCCGGTTGTTGTTAAGCGCCTTCGGCGAGTATGTGTTTAAAGGTTATTTTCTTGTGAAGAGGGCGACCGATTCCAGATGGAAGGTTTGCGGAAACATGTCGACCATCTCCACCCTTTCAAGGGTAAAGCCGTGCCGGGCAAGTTCGGCGGTATCTCTTGCCAGCGAAGAAGGGTTACAACTCACATAGACCACTTTTTCGGCGGATAACCGCCTGAAAATATCGCCGAGACCCGGCGCCCCTATCCTTGGCGGATCAAGGACGATGAGCGGAAATTTTCTCCCTTCATCCGCCAGCTTAGCGGCTGATCCGTAAGCCTCGCCTGCGATGAAATCGGCGCCAAGGCCGAGCGTCTCTGCGTTCTGCTTCGCGTATGTGACCGCATCGCGGGAGAGTTCGACACCAACAGGGGCGAATCCTCCTTTCGCAAGTGGGAAAGTGAAGTTCCCAATGCCGGAGTAGAGGTCGAGAGCTTCACCTCTCCCTTTTCCCG
This genomic window contains:
- a CDS encoding sigma-70 family RNA polymerase sigma factor; translated protein: MKNKKKREKKSAAETAKSEPEPTTLPAVVRDDRKHSLVTTDPLQSYLAMVRKIPRITEEEEHRLAVRVSKFNDREAALKLVTSYLHLVVGISFEFHTKFQNVLDLIQEGNIGLMRAVQKFDPFKGVRLPTYATYWIKAYMLKYLLDNWRLVRVGTTNMRRKLLYNLEKVTNELKNSGLEADTKQLAAHFKTSEEEVKAVQKTLSTRDVSFDSKLSDDSERTYAEVIGDKNPSVEETLETKEISDMVKVRVAEFAKDLKPSDKAILYDRLMTDEPLTLSEIGEKHGVTREAVRQAEARLKKKLKEYLEEKIPGISNLTFQ
- the ilvD gene encoding dihydroxy-acid dehydratase, which gives rise to MNSDRIKKGVTRAPHRALLYGTGVTQRAMGRPFIALVSSFTDFIPGHAGMRDLERYIEKGVHSGGGQMFYTSVPGICDGIAMGHKGMHYSLATRDLIADIIECVITAHAFDGVIFLTNCDKITPGMLMAAGRLNLPSVVVTAGPMQSGMFKEKRRSLVRDTFEAVGQRQKNEIDDKHLEGLELCTCDGPGSCQGLYTANTMACLTEAMGMSITGCATGMATSAKKRRIAMDSGEEVVELVRKGVRARDIMTNKAFENAVMLDLALGGSTNTVLHLPAIARDAGVPFEIELFDKLSKTTPQITSIRPGGEYFMEDLEYAGGIPAVMKSLKSVLNDVPTVTGKSIGTIADEAIIENSDVIRSMDEAYKKEGGIAILKGNIAPDGAVVKQSAVSEKMMKFTGKAKIYDSEEAVMEAIMKGAVKPGDVLVVRYEGPKGGPGMREMLSPTSAISGMGLGDSVALITDGRFSGGTRGPCIGHISPEAMEGGPIALVNEGDSITIDIPGRSIRVDITDAEMEKRRKGWKKPEPKIKEGYMTRYAKMVSSAAQGAVLD
- a CDS encoding CDGSH iron-sulfur domain-containing protein; amino-acid sequence: MEEKKGPQRISGKESIAVCQCWQSDNWPYCDGSHHTFATDKEPDLIQLDRNKSYDICRCYKTKNAPFCDGSHKSV
- a CDS encoding PhzF family phenazine biosynthesis protein, which translates into the protein MKTFIVDSFTDTPFKGNPAGVCIVESILTDKKMLEIAQELNLSETAFITAHEGVDRFSIRYFSPKMEIPLCGHATLASAKVVFTTYNLAEVCFQNIQSLNLFVKESEGQIVMDFPVYETVPSNAPAKLLDALGISDLQNVAFNVETGILLLEIADSATLSGLEPDFAALYRSHDSINGVLVTAASGSDGYDFHSRYFWPWSGTNEDPVTGGTHTFLAKYWSQRLGKNKMNTFQSSARTGFMEVELTGDRVFIKGQAVIVFEGQLRE